One Bradyrhizobium zhanjiangense DNA segment encodes these proteins:
- a CDS encoding DedA family protein has protein sequence MTSFLDPLIAFVSAHAWLAYLTLFLAALLEAVPVVGSVIPGSTIILALSALVPGGELKLPWVLLAAALGAVLGDGSAYWIGHRQQREILNTWPLMNYPRLVAQSESFFHRFGTWAVFFARFVPPIRAFVPVTAGALGMAPAKFYAVNIPAILAWAPAHVLPGVLAVSALHEYAGLHHHGHVGKHIWILTVVGVAIVVGVGLWFIRRRHGSGVAEAKPRG, from the coding sequence GTGACATCCTTCCTCGATCCCCTCATCGCCTTCGTCTCGGCCCATGCGTGGCTGGCCTATCTGACCCTGTTCCTGGCGGCGCTGCTCGAAGCGGTGCCGGTCGTCGGGTCGGTGATCCCCGGCTCGACCATCATCCTGGCGCTGAGCGCGCTGGTTCCGGGCGGCGAGCTGAAGCTGCCATGGGTGCTGCTGGCGGCCGCACTCGGCGCGGTGCTCGGGGACGGATCGGCCTATTGGATCGGGCACCGGCAGCAACGGGAGATCCTCAACACCTGGCCGCTGATGAACTATCCGCGGCTGGTCGCGCAGAGCGAGAGCTTCTTCCATCGCTTCGGCACCTGGGCGGTGTTCTTCGCCCGCTTCGTACCCCCGATCCGCGCCTTCGTGCCTGTTACCGCCGGCGCGCTCGGCATGGCGCCGGCGAAATTCTACGCGGTGAACATCCCGGCGATCCTGGCCTGGGCGCCGGCGCATGTGCTGCCGGGCGTGCTCGCGGTCTCAGCGCTGCATGAATATGCCGGGCTGCATCATCATGGGCATGTCGGCAAGCACATCTGGATTTTGACCGTGGTGGGCGTGGCGATCGTGGTGGGCGTTGGGCTCTGGTTCATCCGCCGAAGGCACGGCAGCGGTGTCGCGGAAGCGAAGCCGCGGGGTTGA
- a CDS encoding citrate/2-methylcitrate synthase produces the protein MKNSDGLYLSAREAAAELAISPATLYAYVSRGLIRSEPTTDSRRNRYRAEDVRALKERRVPSPEPRGLRSFDADLPVMDTEISTITEEGAIYRGVNCVDLAESDTLEHTATLLWDVSGVDPFDQDNQPFLSEEMRTIGQAARRAAPIDRAIAVLALAASADPRAFTRAPDGRAMVGARIVRLLVATMLNAEPSAEPLHQQVAKAWAADNKHAPDLIRRALVLLADHELNASTFTARCAASTGLNLYDSVIAGLAALKGPKHGGAGVLASQLVKTLIDRDVEPMVRERVALGERFAGFGHGVYKRGDPRAQSLLNALSRAGAPRKFTREVPERIAEATGEFVNIDYALAVLVHALRLPVGSELALFAMARSVGWIAHASEQLQFGKLIRPRARYVGPAPGRRGGGVG, from the coding sequence ATGAAAAATTCCGATGGGCTCTACCTCTCCGCCCGGGAAGCCGCCGCCGAGCTCGCGATCTCGCCGGCCACGCTCTACGCCTATGTCAGCCGCGGCCTGATCCGCTCCGAGCCGACAACGGATTCCCGCAGGAACCGCTACCGCGCCGAGGACGTCCGCGCGCTCAAGGAGCGCCGGGTGCCGTCGCCGGAGCCAAGGGGCCTGCGCAGCTTCGACGCCGACCTGCCGGTGATGGACACGGAGATCTCGACCATCACCGAGGAGGGCGCGATCTACCGCGGGGTCAACTGCGTCGATCTCGCCGAGAGCGACACGCTGGAGCACACGGCGACGCTGCTGTGGGACGTCTCCGGCGTCGATCCGTTCGATCAGGACAATCAGCCCTTTCTCTCCGAGGAGATGCGGACGATCGGGCAGGCCGCGCGGCGGGCGGCGCCGATCGACCGCGCTATCGCCGTGCTCGCGCTGGCTGCGAGCGCCGATCCTCGCGCCTTCACCCGCGCGCCGGATGGCCGCGCCATGGTCGGCGCGCGCATCGTCCGCCTGCTGGTCGCGACCATGCTCAATGCCGAGCCATCGGCCGAGCCGCTGCATCAGCAGGTTGCGAAGGCGTGGGCGGCCGACAACAAGCATGCTCCCGATCTGATCCGCCGCGCGCTGGTGCTGCTCGCCGACCATGAATTGAACGCCTCGACCTTCACCGCGCGCTGTGCCGCCTCGACCGGTCTCAATCTCTATGACTCGGTGATCGCCGGCCTCGCCGCGCTGAAAGGTCCCAAGCATGGCGGCGCCGGCGTGCTGGCCTCGCAGCTCGTGAAGACGCTGATCGATCGTGACGTCGAGCCGATGGTGCGCGAACGCGTCGCGCTCGGCGAGCGTTTTGCCGGCTTCGGCCATGGCGTCTACAAGCGCGGCGATCCCCGCGCGCAATCGCTGCTGAATGCCTTGTCGCGCGCCGGCGCACCGCGAAAGTTCACCCGCGAGGTGCCGGAGCGGATCGCGGAGGCGACCGGCGAGTTCGTCAACATCGACTACGCACTCGCCGTGCTCGTGCACGCCCTGCGCCTGCCCGTCGGCAGCGAGCTCGCTTTGTTCGCCATGGCCCGCAGCGTCGGCTGGATCGCCCATGCCAGCGAGCAATTGCAGTTCGGCAAGCTGATCAGGCCGCGGGCAAGGTATGTCGGGCCGGCGCCGGGACGGAGGGGGGGGGGTGTTGGTTAG
- a CDS encoding citrate synthase/methylcitrate synthase, with amino-acid sequence MNIHLTKSQIGLDGVPAAETVLSHVDGERGELIIAGEHVGSLAAKSSFEGVTARLWNGASKTSLSEGNVRASLGAARERAFARLPDLLPATQGMGIVDGFRAAVAGLRAEHGLEHEATIVGAFPVIAGALVRRAKGLEPVAPDPSVSHAADTLRMLHGRAPATREVTALDAYLVTVCDHGMNASTFTTRVVASTQADLFAAVTAGYCALTGPLHGGAPEPVLEMLDAIGSRECIQSWVDAALARGERMMGFGHRVYRVRDPRADVLKTAIEALASNGADLPFAGEVEAYIRSALRKKNPDRPLETNVEFFTAILLDALAIPRQAFTPIFAVARVAGWTAHAREQQRTGRLIRPSSCYVGVMPKE; translated from the coding sequence ATGAACATCCACCTCACCAAAAGCCAGATCGGGCTGGACGGCGTTCCCGCGGCGGAGACCGTGCTGAGCCATGTCGATGGCGAGCGCGGCGAGCTGATCATCGCCGGCGAGCATGTCGGCAGCCTCGCCGCCAAATCGAGCTTCGAGGGCGTCACCGCCCGGCTCTGGAACGGCGCCAGCAAGACCAGCTTAAGCGAAGGCAATGTGCGGGCGAGCCTGGGTGCCGCGCGTGAGCGCGCCTTCGCGCGATTGCCGGATCTGTTGCCGGCGACACAAGGCATGGGCATCGTCGACGGGTTTCGCGCGGCGGTCGCGGGACTTCGCGCCGAACATGGACTGGAGCACGAGGCCACCATCGTCGGCGCGTTTCCAGTGATCGCCGGCGCGCTGGTCCGCCGCGCAAAAGGACTCGAGCCGGTCGCGCCCGATCCCAGCGTGAGCCACGCCGCCGACACGCTGCGCATGCTGCACGGGCGGGCGCCTGCAACGCGCGAGGTCACCGCGCTCGATGCCTATCTCGTCACCGTCTGCGACCATGGCATGAATGCCTCGACCTTCACGACGCGCGTGGTGGCCTCGACGCAAGCCGATCTGTTCGCCGCCGTGACCGCGGGCTATTGCGCGCTCACCGGCCCCTTGCATGGCGGCGCGCCGGAGCCGGTGCTTGAGATGCTCGATGCGATCGGCTCGCGCGAATGCATCCAGAGCTGGGTCGATGCGGCGCTGGCACGCGGCGAGCGGATGATGGGTTTTGGTCACCGCGTCTATCGCGTGCGCGACCCGCGTGCCGACGTGCTGAAGACCGCGATCGAGGCACTGGCTTCCAACGGCGCCGACCTGCCCTTTGCCGGCGAGGTCGAAGCCTATATCCGCAGCGCGCTGCGCAAGAAGAATCCGGATCGGCCGCTGGAGACCAATGTCGAGTTCTTCACCGCCATCCTGCTCGATGCACTCGCAATTCCGAGGCAGGCCTTCACGCCGATCTTCGCGGTGGCGCGTGTGGCAGGATGGACCGCGCATGCGCGCGAGCAGCAGCGCACGGGACGGCTGATCCGGCCGAGTTCGTGTTATGTGGGGGTCATGCCGAAGGAATGA
- a CDS encoding sensor histidine kinase produces MLDLLGHSDEARIGEIARQAASRSAGGADSERRFRDLLQALPAAIYTTDAEGRITFFNQACIDFAGRTPEAGAMWCVTWKLYLPDGTPLPHDECPMAIALKQNRPVRDVEAVAERPDGSRICFMPYPTPLRDERGRLVGAVNMLVDITARKQAEQRMMLLAYEVDHRSNNLLAVTQAMLRLTKAETAAEFQAAFQGRLSALANVQRLFSASRWTGASLKTIVEDELRPYAGGDGERISITGDDIRLPATLAQSIAVAVHELATNAAKYGSLSTPSGRLEIRWEANGAEPLVLHWSERGGPRVDEPPTRKGFGIGAVDGIIRTLRGRVTRWWKPEGLVCELSFPEA; encoded by the coding sequence ATGCTGGACTTGCTTGGACATTCGGACGAGGCCAGGATCGGCGAGATCGCGAGGCAAGCAGCGAGCAGGAGCGCTGGCGGCGCGGATTCCGAGAGGCGATTCCGGGACTTGCTCCAGGCGCTGCCCGCCGCGATCTATACGACCGACGCAGAAGGCCGCATTACCTTCTTCAATCAAGCCTGCATCGATTTTGCCGGACGGACGCCAGAGGCCGGCGCGATGTGGTGCGTGACATGGAAGCTCTATCTGCCCGACGGCACGCCGCTTCCTCACGATGAGTGCCCCATGGCAATCGCGCTCAAGCAGAACCGGCCGGTGCGCGACGTCGAGGCCGTGGCCGAACGGCCGGACGGCTCGCGGATTTGCTTCATGCCCTATCCGACGCCCCTGCGCGACGAACGCGGCCGACTGGTCGGCGCAGTGAACATGCTGGTCGACATCACGGCTCGCAAGCAGGCCGAGCAGCGGATGATGCTCCTCGCCTACGAGGTCGATCATCGTTCGAACAATCTGCTCGCGGTGACGCAGGCGATGCTGCGGCTGACGAAGGCCGAGACCGCTGCAGAATTCCAGGCCGCGTTTCAAGGCCGACTTAGTGCGCTTGCCAACGTGCAGAGGCTGTTCTCGGCGTCGCGCTGGACCGGTGCGAGTCTGAAGACCATCGTCGAAGACGAACTCCGGCCGTACGCAGGCGGAGACGGCGAACGTATCAGTATCACTGGAGACGACATCCGCCTGCCGGCGACGCTCGCCCAATCGATCGCGGTCGCCGTGCACGAGCTTGCGACCAACGCCGCCAAATACGGGTCGCTATCGACGCCTTCGGGCCGGCTGGAGATCCGCTGGGAGGCCAATGGTGCAGAACCTCTCGTGCTGCACTGGTCGGAGCGCGGCGGTCCCAGGGTCGACGAGCCGCCGACGCGCAAGGGCTTTGGCATCGGCGCGGTCGATGGCATCATCCGGACCTTGCGCGGACGGGTGACCCGGTGGTGGAAGCCGGAAGGACTGGTTTGCGAACTGTCCTTCCCGGAGGCGTAG
- a CDS encoding J domain-containing protein yields the protein MPIDSSKFFDSIRVKPRGKQPEAKPRETVVACEWTGCQNKGSHRAPKGRENSREYWHFCLEHVREYNQNYNFFSGMNADAVARYQKDALTGHRPTWKMGANGGKKASEAEIDGAFDPFSMFSEINGRASWRRGPEAQPKAETRKVMNAERKALQVMGLGPDATLADVKTKYKALVKQHHPDANGGDRSTEDRLIEIIKAYNYLKTVVREA from the coding sequence ATGCCGATCGATTCATCAAAGTTCTTCGACTCCATCCGCGTCAAGCCGCGCGGCAAGCAGCCGGAAGCGAAGCCGCGCGAGACCGTGGTCGCCTGCGAATGGACCGGCTGCCAGAACAAGGGCAGCCACCGCGCGCCGAAGGGGCGCGAGAATTCGCGCGAGTACTGGCACTTCTGCCTGGAGCACGTCCGCGAGTACAACCAGAACTACAATTTCTTCTCGGGCATGAATGCCGATGCGGTCGCGCGCTACCAGAAGGATGCGCTGACCGGCCACCGCCCGACCTGGAAGATGGGGGCCAACGGCGGCAAGAAAGCTTCGGAAGCCGAGATCGATGGCGCGTTCGATCCGTTCAGCATGTTCAGTGAGATCAACGGCCGCGCCAGCTGGCGCCGCGGTCCCGAGGCTCAGCCCAAGGCCGAGACGCGCAAGGTAATGAACGCCGAGCGCAAGGCGCTGCAGGTCATGGGCCTCGGCCCCGACGCCACGCTCGCCGACGTCAAGACCAAGTACAAGGCCCTGGTGAAGCAGCACCACCCCGATGCCAATGGCGGCGACCGCTCGACCGAAGACCGCCTGATCGAGATCATCAAGGCGTATAATTATCTGAAGACGGTGGTGCGGGAGGCGTAA
- a CDS encoding BolA family protein, which yields MAIRDTISNRLQEAFKPESLQVVDESHLHEGHAGHRPSGETHFRVYIVSEAFKGKSRVDRHRMINSALAAELAGGVHALAIHAKAPGER from the coding sequence ATGGCTATCAGAGACACTATCAGCAACAGGTTGCAAGAAGCTTTCAAGCCGGAAAGCCTGCAGGTCGTCGACGAGTCACATTTGCATGAGGGTCACGCCGGCCATCGGCCGAGCGGCGAGACGCACTTCCGTGTTTATATCGTGTCTGAGGCCTTCAAAGGGAAGAGCCGGGTCGATCGCCACCGCATGATAAATTCGGCGCTGGCTGCGGAACTCGCCGGCGGCGTCCACGCGCTAGCGATCCACGCGAAGGCGCCGGGGGAAAGGTGA
- a CDS encoding HlyC/CorC family transporter, producing the protein MDWLGFTIVVLCLLVSAFFAASETALTGASRSSMLRLSKQGNHDADVVSQLLDMRERLIGALLLGNNIANIGSSAIATAIFTAWFGDVGVLYATGVMTALVVIFAEVLPKTIAINAPDRVALAVARPMRLTMYVLGPLLRIVEVIVRLLLRLFGLAGEHQAILSPTERLRGAVDLLHHEGKFEKHDRDMLGGLLDLRELQVSDVMIHRTEMMMINADLPPEELVREVLATEYTRIPLWREKPENIIGVLHAKDLLRAIRASDGDTSRIDVSTIALPPWFVPEMRPVSEQLKAFRRRKTHFALVVDEYGEVEGLVTLEDILEEIVGDISDEHDVVVAGVRAQPDGSVVVDGSVPIRDLNRAMDWHLPDEEATTVAGLVIHEARSIPDRGQSFTFHGFRFRVLRRERNRITALRISPVPREAELEEAKPRRAGTSF; encoded by the coding sequence ATGGACTGGCTCGGATTCACCATCGTTGTCCTCTGCCTCCTGGTCTCGGCGTTCTTCGCCGCGAGCGAGACCGCGCTGACCGGCGCCTCGCGCTCCAGCATGCTCAGGCTCTCCAAGCAGGGCAATCACGACGCCGACGTCGTCTCGCAGCTGCTCGACATGCGCGAGCGCCTGATCGGCGCGCTGCTGCTCGGCAACAACATCGCCAATATCGGCTCCTCCGCGATCGCCACCGCGATATTCACGGCCTGGTTCGGTGATGTCGGCGTGCTCTATGCGACCGGGGTGATGACGGCGCTGGTCGTGATCTTCGCGGAGGTTCTGCCGAAGACCATCGCCATCAACGCGCCGGACCGCGTGGCGCTTGCGGTCGCACGCCCGATGCGGCTGACCATGTACGTGCTGGGGCCGCTGCTGCGCATCGTGGAAGTCATTGTGCGCCTGTTGCTGCGCCTGTTTGGCCTCGCCGGCGAGCATCAGGCGATCCTGTCGCCGACCGAGCGCCTGCGCGGCGCGGTCGACCTGTTGCACCACGAAGGCAAGTTCGAGAAGCATGACCGCGACATGCTTGGTGGCCTGCTCGATCTGCGCGAGCTCCAGGTCTCCGACGTCATGATCCATCGCACCGAGATGATGATGATCAATGCCGATTTGCCGCCGGAAGAGCTGGTGCGCGAGGTGCTGGCGACCGAATACACCCGCATCCCGCTGTGGCGCGAGAAGCCCGAGAACATCATCGGCGTGCTCCACGCCAAGGATCTCCTGCGCGCGATCCGCGCCTCCGACGGCGACACCTCGCGGATCGATGTCTCCACCATCGCGCTGCCGCCCTGGTTCGTGCCGGAGATGCGCCCGGTCTCTGAGCAGCTCAAGGCGTTCCGCCGCCGCAAGACCCATTTCGCGCTCGTCGTCGACGAGTACGGCGAGGTTGAAGGGCTCGTGACGCTGGAAGACATTTTGGAGGAGATCGTCGGCGACATCTCCGACGAGCACGACGTCGTGGTCGCCGGCGTGCGCGCCCAGCCGGACGGCTCGGTCGTGGTCGACGGCTCGGTGCCGATCCGCGATCTCAACCGCGCCATGGACTGGCACCTGCCCGACGAGGAGGCGACCACGGTGGCCGGCCTCGTCATTCACGAGGCCCGCTCGATCCCCGACCGCGGCCAGAGCTTCACCTTCCACGGCTTCCGTTTCCGCGTCCTCCGCCGCGAACGCAACCGCATCACCGCGCTCCGCATCTCACCGGTGCCGCGCGAGGCGGAGCTGGAGGAAGCAAAACCGAGGCGGGCCGGGACGTCGTTTTGA
- the aroB gene encoding 3-dehydroquinate synthase: protein MTAPLKHSDPVNVDVALGERAYDIVIGRGVLASLGERVARLRPGVRTAVVTDRTVAKHWLEPTEASLAAAGIPTSRIVVEEGEISKTYAGLEKVSEALIAAKIERNDLVIALGGGVVGDLAGFAAAILRRGVDFVQVPTSLLAQVDSSVGGKTGINSPQGKNLLGAFHQPVLVIADTAVLDTLSPRQFRAGYAEVAKYGVLGDEAFFSWLEKNHADIFRGGSAREHAIATSCRAKAGVVSRDERETGERALLNLGHTFGHALEAATGFSDRLFHGEGVAIGMTLAVQFSAKLGMIGEQDATRVERHLVEAGLPTRLQDIAGFAQEGLADADALMALMAQDKKVKRGKLTFILLEAVGRAVIAKDVEPAPVRDFLQEKLAQKA, encoded by the coding sequence ATGACTGCGCCCTTGAAACATTCCGATCCTGTCAATGTCGATGTCGCGCTGGGCGAGCGCGCCTATGACATCGTCATCGGCCGCGGCGTGCTGGCCTCGCTCGGCGAGCGCGTCGCGCGCTTGCGCCCCGGCGTGCGCACCGCTGTAGTGACCGATCGCACCGTTGCAAAGCACTGGCTGGAACCCACCGAAGCTTCGCTTGCTGCCGCCGGCATTCCGACGTCGCGCATCGTGGTCGAGGAAGGCGAGATCTCCAAAACCTATGCGGGCCTGGAAAAGGTCAGCGAGGCCCTGATCGCCGCAAAAATCGAGCGCAACGATCTCGTCATCGCGCTCGGCGGCGGCGTGGTCGGCGATCTCGCCGGCTTTGCCGCGGCGATCCTGCGCCGCGGCGTCGATTTCGTGCAGGTGCCGACCTCGCTGCTGGCGCAGGTCGATTCATCCGTCGGCGGCAAGACCGGCATCAACTCGCCGCAGGGCAAGAACCTGCTCGGCGCCTTCCACCAGCCGGTGCTGGTCATCGCCGACACCGCCGTGCTCGATACGCTGTCGCCGCGGCAATTCCGCGCCGGCTATGCCGAGGTCGCCAAATATGGCGTGCTCGGCGACGAAGCCTTCTTCAGCTGGCTGGAGAAGAACCATGCCGACATCTTCAGGGGTGGCTCGGCGCGCGAGCATGCCATCGCGACGTCGTGCCGCGCCAAGGCCGGCGTCGTCTCGCGCGATGAGCGCGAAACCGGCGAGCGCGCGCTGCTCAATCTCGGCCATACCTTTGGTCACGCACTGGAAGCGGCGACCGGCTTCTCCGACCGCCTGTTCCACGGCGAGGGCGTCGCGATCGGCATGACACTGGCGGTGCAGTTCTCGGCCAAGCTCGGCATGATCGGCGAGCAGGACGCGACGCGCGTCGAGCGGCATCTGGTCGAGGCTGGCCTGCCGACGCGTTTGCAGGACATCGCGGGTTTTGCCCAGGAAGGGCTTGCCGATGCCGACGCGCTGATGGCGCTGATGGCGCAGGACAAGAAGGTCAAGCGCGGCAAGCTCACCTTCATCCTGCTGGAGGCCGTCGGGCGCGCGGTGATCGCCAAGGATGTCGAGCCCGCCCCGGTGCGCGATTTCCTGCAAGAGAAGCTTGCGCAGAAGGCGTGA
- a CDS encoding shikimate kinase, protein MSDAALPLSGSPEADILSALGARSIVLVGMMGVGKSTIGRRMAARLKLPFVDADTEIEAAAGMTIPEIFERHGEPHFRDGEARVIARLLDGGPIVLATGGGAFMREETRARIAAKAVSIWLKADHDVIMRRVRRRADRPLLQTADPEGTVTRLLTEREPVYRHADLTIASRDVPHDKIVEECIETLHAHLCGVPPADLASAVR, encoded by the coding sequence ATGTCCGACGCCGCGTTACCGCTATCCGGTTCGCCTGAGGCCGACATCCTGTCGGCGCTCGGGGCGCGCTCGATCGTGCTGGTCGGCATGATGGGGGTGGGCAAATCCACCATCGGCCGCCGCATGGCGGCGCGGCTCAAGCTGCCTTTCGTCGACGCCGACACCGAGATCGAGGCGGCGGCCGGCATGACCATACCGGAAATTTTCGAGCGCCATGGCGAGCCGCATTTCCGCGACGGCGAGGCCCGCGTGATCGCGCGGCTGCTGGACGGTGGGCCGATCGTACTCGCGACCGGCGGCGGCGCCTTCATGCGCGAGGAGACGCGCGCGCGCATCGCCGCGAAAGCGGTCTCGATCTGGCTCAAGGCCGACCACGACGTCATCATGCGTCGGGTGCGGCGCCGTGCCGATCGCCCGCTGCTCCAGACCGCCGATCCCGAAGGAACCGTGACGCGCCTGCTCACCGAGCGCGAGCCGGTCTATCGCCATGCCGACCTCACCATCGCCTCGCGCGACGTGCCGCACGACAAGATCGTCGAGGAATGCATCGAGACGCTGCACGCCCATCTCTGCGGCGTGCCGCCTGCTGACCTTGCGAGTGCCGTACGATGA
- a CDS encoding histidine kinase codes for MPSLFRFLTVVAVIAGIVYGVVFALANFVSPKPREMTVTIPPDKFLKK; via the coding sequence ATGCCCAGCCTGTTCCGCTTCCTGACGGTCGTCGCCGTGATCGCCGGCATCGTCTATGGCGTGGTCTTCGCGCTGGCGAATTTCGTCAGTCCAAAGCCGCGGGAAATGACGGTGACGATCCCGCCTGACAAGTTTCTCAAGAAATAG
- the xerD gene encoding site-specific tyrosine recombinase XerD translates to MRTKPSDSKLTGLFLDMLAAEQGAGPNTLDAYRRDLTDFSEFLGRAGHSFVDAETQVLRDYLADLDARGFKSTSVARRLSAVRYLFRFLLNERIRSEDPAAILSGPKRGRGLPKVLSIADVDRMLRRAKELSEAADASPSKRLRALRLYCLLEVLYATGLRVSELVALPRSAAKRDARMIVVRGKGNKERLVPLNDAARQAMADYLAATEAAKADKKNSVAASKWLFPSFGESGHLTRQHFARDLKELAVASGLQARLVSPHVLRHAFASHLLHNGADLRIVQTLLGHTDISTTQIYTHVVEERLKSLVRDLHPLAEK, encoded by the coding sequence ATGCGCACCAAGCCCTCCGATAGCAAGCTCACCGGCCTGTTCCTCGATATGCTCGCGGCGGAACAGGGTGCCGGGCCCAATACGCTCGATGCCTACCGCCGCGACCTCACCGATTTCTCGGAATTTTTGGGCCGCGCCGGCCACAGTTTTGTGGATGCGGAGACGCAAGTCCTGCGCGACTATCTCGCCGATCTCGATGCGCGCGGCTTCAAATCCACCAGCGTGGCGCGGCGGCTGTCGGCGGTGCGGTATCTGTTCCGCTTCCTCCTCAACGAGCGCATCCGTAGCGAGGATCCCGCAGCGATCCTGTCGGGACCCAAGCGCGGCCGCGGCCTGCCAAAAGTGCTGTCGATTGCCGATGTCGACCGCATGCTCCGCCGCGCCAAGGAATTGAGCGAGGCGGCGGATGCCTCGCCGTCGAAACGGCTGCGCGCTCTGAGGCTCTATTGCCTGCTCGAGGTGCTCTACGCCACCGGCTTGCGCGTCTCCGAGCTGGTGGCACTGCCGCGCTCGGCCGCCAAGCGCGATGCGCGCATGATCGTGGTGCGCGGCAAGGGCAACAAGGAACGCCTGGTACCGCTCAACGACGCCGCGCGGCAGGCGATGGCGGATTATCTCGCGGCGACGGAAGCTGCAAAGGCTGACAAGAAGAACAGCGTGGCCGCCTCGAAATGGCTGTTTCCCTCCTTCGGCGAGAGCGGACATCTGACGCGCCAGCATTTTGCCCGCGATCTGAAGGAGCTCGCGGTCGCCTCCGGGCTTCAGGCCCGGCTGGTCTCCCCGCACGTGCTGCGCCACGCCTTTGCCAGCCACCTGCTGCATAACGGTGCCGATTTGCGCATCGTGCAGACCCTGCTCGGCCACACCGACATCTCCACGACCCAGATCTACACCCATGTGGTCGAGGAGCGGCTGAAGAGTCTGGTGCGCGACCTCCACCCGCTGGCGGAGAAGTAA
- a CDS encoding acetyl-CoA carboxylase carboxyltransferase subunit alpha, giving the protein MPDHMRSYLDFEKPVAELDSKVDELRMLAASGTDIAEEIGRIEDKAAQALADLYLNLTPWQKMLVARHPQRPHFNDFIKGLITEFTPLAGDRKFGEDEALVAGFGRFRGEPICVMGQEKGDSTESRIRHNFGMARPEGYRKCVRLMEMAERFGLPVLSLADSAGAYPGIGAEERGQAEAIARSTDACLALTVPNVAIITGEGMSGGAIAITTANRVLMLEHAIYSVISPEAASSILWRDGTKAQEAANNMKITAQDMLRFGVIDSILKEPVGGAHRDPAAMIATTGDAIAKAFDELRGLDGDAIRKQRRQKFLDIGRKLG; this is encoded by the coding sequence ATGCCAGACCACATGCGCAGCTATCTCGACTTCGAAAAGCCCGTCGCCGAGCTCGACTCCAAGGTCGACGAGCTCAGGATGTTGGCGGCCTCCGGCACCGACATCGCCGAGGAGATCGGGCGGATCGAGGACAAGGCGGCGCAGGCGCTGGCCGACCTCTATCTGAACCTGACACCGTGGCAGAAGATGCTGGTGGCGCGGCACCCGCAGCGGCCGCATTTCAACGACTTCATCAAGGGCCTGATCACCGAATTCACGCCGCTGGCCGGCGACCGCAAATTCGGCGAGGACGAGGCGCTGGTCGCCGGCTTCGGCCGCTTCCGCGGCGAGCCGATCTGCGTGATGGGCCAGGAAAAGGGCGATTCCACCGAGAGCCGCATCCGGCACAATTTCGGCATGGCGCGGCCCGAAGGCTATCGCAAATGCGTGCGGCTGATGGAGATGGCCGAGCGGTTCGGCCTGCCGGTGCTGTCGCTCGCCGATTCCGCCGGCGCCTATCCCGGCATCGGCGCCGAGGAGCGGGGACAGGCCGAGGCGATCGCGCGCTCGACGGATGCCTGCCTGGCGCTGACGGTGCCGAACGTCGCCATCATCACCGGCGAGGGCATGTCGGGCGGCGCCATCGCCATCACCACCGCCAACAGAGTGTTGATGCTGGAGCACGCGATCTACAGCGTGATCTCACCGGAGGCCGCCTCCTCTATCCTCTGGCGCGACGGCACCAAGGCGCAGGAAGCCGCCAACAACATGAAGATCACCGCCCAGGACATGCTCCGCTTCGGCGTGATCGACAGCATTTTGAAGGAGCCGGTCGGCGGCGCCCACCGCGACCCCGCCGCCATGATCGCCACCACCGGCGACGCCATCGCCAAGGCCTTCGACGAGCTCCGGGGCCTCGACGGCGACGCCATCCGCAAGCAGCGGCGGCAGAAATTCCTCGATATCGGCCGGAAACTGGGCTGA